The uncultured Cohaesibacter sp. genomic sequence CGATCAACTTGCCTCGCTTATCGGATTGATGGCATCTTCACAGGTTGACGACATCGTCCTCATTGCCCATTCGCTCGGCTCGGAGCTTCTGATGGAGACTTTGCGGCAAATGGCACTGGCCAATCATGGCACCCTGCCCTCCAAGATCCATTCCGTCATCCTGATCTCTCCAGATCTGGATATCGATGTGTTCAATACGCAGTTAAGGGCCATCAAGACGCTGTCGAGAGAATTTGCCATTTTTGCCTCGCAGAAAGACAGGGCCTTGCAACTCTCCAGCTTCCTTGCCGGCGACCGGAACAGGGTGGGCAATAATATTGATGAGACCAAGATCAACCGAAAGGGCATTACGGTGATTGATGTGTCCGACTTCACCGGAGGCGATGGAATGAACCATATGACGGCGGTCACCTCGCCCAGCCTTGTTGCACTGCTCAAAGGCATGACGGCGAGCAACCAGCAGGTTTTCCTCAATGCGCCGGGGGAAACCCAGACCTTCTCGGATATCGTCGTCGACACCGCCACCTTGCCATTGACACTTGTGGTGAAAACGACAAGCGCTATCTTGAACAAATAGGCCACTGCCCTGTAAAGCGGTTCGACCCGCCGGAGCTGTTCGCCTTTATACCAAAGCCTGTGATGACAATTTGGTAAGAATTGACAAGGCTCAAAGTCCTTTTTCCGCTCAGAGATCTAAATGCCATAATGACCAATGTAACCTTGAAATATGCAACGCGTTCTGTACCGCGTTACACCTCTTATCCCACCGCCCCGCATTTCTCCAATGCTGTGGGAGCAGAGACCTATAAGCAATGGCTGAAATCAGTGGATCCGCAAACGCCGATCTCGCTCTATCTGCATGTGCCCTTTTGCGATTCCATGTGCCATTATTGTGGCTGCTACACCAAGGTGACCAAGCAGGAAAAGCCACTCAGGGACTATACAGACCATCTGGTCAAGGAAGTGGCGCTTGTGGCCAGCAAGCTGCCTGCCAATCAGCCGGTCAGCCATATCCATTGGGGTGGCGGTACGCCTTCCATTCTGCCTCATGATTGTTTTCTCAAGGTCGTGGATGCAGTGCGATCGCACTTTAGTTTCGTGGACGACATCGAGCATGCAATCGAACTCGATCCGCGCACGGTAACGCCTGAGCTGGCAGACACCTTGCGGCAAGCGGGCATTACCCGCGCAAGCCTCGGGGTGCAGGATTTTGACCTGCAAGTGCAGGAAACGGTCGGGCGCGTGCAACCTTACGAGCAGGTCAAGGCTTCAGTGGAAGCGCTCAGGGCTGTCGGCATTGAGAAGATCAATCTTGATCTCATGTATGGTCTGCCTTTCCAATCTCTGGATACCATCCGCGAGGCGGTCGCGTTGACTGTGAGCCTTGATCCCTCCAGGCTCGCACTGTTTGGCTATGCCCATGTGCCGTGGATGAAGAAGCATCAGCGCCTCATTCCTGAAGACAAGCTGCCAAATGCGGAAGAACGTATCGCCCTGTTTGATGCAGCGACCCACGCGCTGGAACAGAATGGCTATGAGAAAATCGGACTGGATCACTTCGCCAAGGCCGACGACCCGCTGGCCGAGGCGGCACGGGCTGGTACCATGCGCCGGAATTTTCAGGGCTACACCACCGATGAGGCCGAAATCCTGATTGGTATTGGCGCCTCCTCCATCGGCAAGATGCCGCAAGGCTATATCCAGAACAGCCCGGACTTTGGCGGCTGGGAACGGGCCGTTGATGCAGGCACTCTGCCTATCGCTCGGGGCATCGAGCTTGATCAGGATGACCGGGCCCGTGCCGCGATCATCATGAGCCTGATGACAGCCTATGAAGTTGATGTGGCTGCCGTGGCCAAGGCATTCGACGTCGATCTTGATCCTTTGCGCGCCTGCTATCCGCATCTGGAGGAGCTTGAAGCAGATGGCATCGCCGAGCGCACAGAAGATATTGTGCGCGTGACCCACGCAGGGCGCCCTCTTGTGCGGCTTGTGGCTGCTGTTTTCGACGCCTATTTGCAAACCGGCAAGGCCCGACATTCCGTCGCCGTGTAGTGATGCACCGCCCCGGCCCCAATGCCACGCGTTGGGCCGGGCCTGTTTTTCTTTGACAATGACAGAGGAATGGGGCCTATTCAGCGCGCAACCATACCGCGAAACACGCACGCGTAAACGCATACGACGATGGTTTAAAAAGTCGCAGATATGGGCAAAAAGCGCAAAAACCTACCCATTTGGATAGGTTTTAACACGCATAGCCGTGCGCTTGTTTTGTGGATATCTCTCAGAAACTAGTTAGTTTCACCTAACTAGAACTTCCCAGTCAGATGGCATAGACCACACACATTCATCACACGAATGCGGTCCTGTTTCTCCATCGTGATGACCTTGCGCCTTTTCATGTCGGAAAGCACGCGGCTCACGGTCTCGATGGTCAGCCCCAGATAGTCCGCGATTTCCTGACGGGTCATATATAATGTAACCACAGACTCGTCTTCAATTTCGGATTCAGGACCTGTGCAGGCAAAGCCTCCCCTATCGGGAACAAAGCGCATGAGAAAAGATGCGACGCGCTCATGGGCAGATTTCCGACCGAGCAGAACCGCATGATCATGCAGATTCTGAACCTGGGATATCAGGCATTTCTT encodes the following:
- the hemN gene encoding oxygen-independent coproporphyrinogen III oxidase — its product is MTNVTLKYATRSVPRYTSYPTAPHFSNAVGAETYKQWLKSVDPQTPISLYLHVPFCDSMCHYCGCYTKVTKQEKPLRDYTDHLVKEVALVASKLPANQPVSHIHWGGGTPSILPHDCFLKVVDAVRSHFSFVDDIEHAIELDPRTVTPELADTLRQAGITRASLGVQDFDLQVQETVGRVQPYEQVKASVEALRAVGIEKINLDLMYGLPFQSLDTIREAVALTVSLDPSRLALFGYAHVPWMKKHQRLIPEDKLPNAEERIALFDAATHALEQNGYEKIGLDHFAKADDPLAEAARAGTMRRNFQGYTTDEAEILIGIGASSIGKMPQGYIQNSPDFGGWERAVDAGTLPIARGIELDQDDRARAAIIMSLMTAYEVDVAAVAKAFDVDLDPLRACYPHLEELEADGIAERTEDIVRVTHAGRPLVRLVAAVFDAYLQTGKARHSVAV